The genomic window TCACAATATGGTTCAATATCAATCTTTGAATTTGAAATGGGCTTCTTGATGAATAGATTTTTCATATGCACCCCCGTGACGAAGGCATGCCGTGACACTGATGGATAAGTATGTGCTTCGACTCAGCTTATGCGAATGACGCTGGACTACGCCAAGGAGCGCATCCTGGAAAGTTGATGCACCATCCAGAATCGATGTTTCGTTGAGATATTTAATAAAATAATAATGTGATCCCAAAATGTGATGTGCTGATAGTTATCGTATCATGTAGAAACGCATATGCTTACTCATGTGAAACTTCTGAAATCAATTCGGCAGCCAGTTGGTATGGGCCCCTATGAGTCCCATCCAGCGTCCGCAGGGCAGGCCCTTAAGCTCTTGAGCGATGAAGCAGCAGGCCGGTTATGGAAAGGAGGTGATAGCATGCGTAGAAATACTAATAGCAACTATATTGGCAATCTTATCCGGTGATTCAACCTGATTCAGAATCAAGGGAGACGCCAGGGACGCAGCTCCCTTGATTGCTTCACGCAGGAGGCTCTCGTGCTCCATGTGCGCCCACACCTCTACCAGCAACTCGGCGCCACCCTGGGCGTTCACTTTAGGCTCCTGACCAATCCCCGTTTTTCAGCCAGCTTCCATATAGAAGACAGTGATCGTTACGAAACCACAGGCGTCGTCACGTTCATGTGCGAGGACGAGCTGGCGGGTCTTCTCGAAGGAGAAGTGCTTCCGCGCCCCTCGCACCTGCTCGTGGTTGCTCCCGATTCCGGCTTCTCCTCCCCGGCACCCGAACGGCTGGGCCGGGAACGCAAACTGTTGGTGTTGCCCTGCAATTCCAGTTCCATCGAGGAGGAGGACATCCAGCACTACCTCGGTGCCATGGAGGCGACGGATGTCGTGGCCCAGAAGGATTGGAGTGACCGGTTTTTTCGTGCTGGCGAAGCCGCGTCATATTTGACCTTCACGGACGAGGATGCACGGACCTTTGCGCGTTTCGATCACCTGAACGAGGGCTATGAGTGGTTCGAACAGCTGGGACCCCTGGACTGGGGTGGCCAGCAATTCTGCCCAGCAGGGGAAATAAGTGTTCTTCCCATGGTTCATGGACGATTCGACCCTTCCCGGCGCCTTGCGCTCACGGGGGAACTGGCGCTGCGCGGCCTGCCGATCGTGAACTCCGGAACCCTCTCGTTCCTGCGGGAAGACCAGGACCGGATCTTCGGGGAACTGGCGTGCCTCGAGAGCTCTACCGTGATCGCCACCGTTGAGAATGGGGGCATTCAGACCCTCCGGGAGGGTGGGGCCGGAAGCGGCACCGCCAGGGCCATGCTGGAAGCCCTGTTCAGGGTGGATTCGCGCTACCGGATCATCTGGGAAATAGGTATCGGCAGCAACACGACCATGACTCCTCTCCCGGCCAACCGCACGCCGAATGAGAGCTACGGCCATCACCAGGGCTGTGTGCACTGGGGGCTGGGCCTGACGCCCTGGACCCAGTACCATGTGGATCTGCTTTGCCCTGATACGGTCGTGGCCACGGACCGAGGCGAGCACCTTGCGGGTGGCCACGGTTGGATGTCCAGGAAGGCGAGCCCGGGGTGTCCATGCGTCAGGTAGGATCCGGCAGCCGCCCGGTCCGCATCCGGGAAGTCACCACCGAACCCGGTTTCCGTGCCGCCCGCGAACTTCTCCAGGAGTACGCCGCAGGCCTGGGCATCGATCTGTCGTTCCAGGGTTACCAGAAGGAGCTGGATCTGCTTCCGGGTGCCTACGCCGCCCCGGGAGGGGCCATTTTCCTGGCCCTAAGCGATGACCGCGCCGTTGGCATGGTGGCCCTTCGCCCCCTCCATCCAGGAACATGCGAATTGAAAAGGCTCTTTGTCCGCCCCGCATTCCGCCGCTCCGGGACCGGAACTCAATTGGTGGAGGCTGCCCTGTCTGGCGCACGCGTCCGGGGTTATGCCGAAGTGGTCCTGGATACGCTGCCGGCCATGGCCGGCGCCCTCGCCTTGTACCGTCGGCTCGGATTCCAGGATATCCCGCCCTACTATGCGACTCCCATTCCGGGAACGCTGTTCCTGAAAAAGGGGCTCCGTGACTCGGCGCAGGGCTGACGGCCCTGGAAAGCCGGAGGGACTCCCCCTGGAGGCCATCCAGGGAAACGTTTGCCGCTCGTGCCACGCCGGTAGGACATCTTGGGTTCTGCTGGACGAAAAGCGCCTACGGAACCATGGATGTGAAGAGGCGTGGAAAGCCCTTGTGGCGGGGAGTGGCCGCCGGCCGCCATCCGGGGTCGCGACTTCCGTGACAGGGGGCTGAAGACGCCCTTTCCCTCGGAGTCAAGGGCATGCCTCCGGTGGAGACGGCAGGATCCAGTCTGCCTGGTGCCCAATTCAAGGCTATGCCCTGCGGCCTCCGGGGCCCTTGCCCATGACCCGGCCGATGGACCGGATCCGGGCCTCCATGCACCCGTGGCAGACCTGCGCGGTCTCGTGCACGCAGGCCTTGCCGGGGTAGATCTCGTAGAGGACCCGGTACGCGGGCGGCGTTACGTTGGGCATCACCACGTTGGCGCCGCGGCAGAGGCCCAGTTCCCGGCCGGCCTTGGGGTCGATCGTGGCCAGGGCCGTGGTGCTGGGGATGTTGGACTGGGGGCAGACGATGCGGGTGAGGGCCACGGCCTTGAGGGTGGTGAGTTCGTCGTTGGGCACCTGCTGGCTGGGCGGAGCCAGGTAGCTTGCCGCGTCCGGGCCGCCCAGGGGTGTGCGGGGGCTGGGCAGGAAGGGGCCGATGCCGATCATGTCCATGTCGTAGCCGCGGAAGGTGTCGATGTCCTGGGCCAGGATCTCCCAGGTCTGGCCGGGGATGCCCACCATGACGCCCGTGCCGATCTCGTAGCCGAAGCTCCGCATGCGGTCCAGCTGGGCCATGCGGTCCGAGAGGGTGCCCGGCAGCGAGGGGTGGATGACGTCGTAGAGCTTGGGGTCGCTGGTCTCGAAGCGCAGCAGGAAGCGGTCGGCGCCCGCGGCCTTCCAGGCCATCAGCTCGTCGTCCTCGCGCTCGCCCAGGCTCAGCGTCACGGCCAGGGGGGTGGTGGCCTTGATCTCCCGCACGATGGCGGCGATGGTCTCGACCTTCAGGCCCGGGTCCTCCCCGGACTGCATGACGACGGAGCCGTAGCCCAGGCGGTGGGCCTCCCGGGCGCAGGCCAGGATCTCGGCGGGCTCCATGCGGTAGCGCGTGATGCCCTGGGAACAGGCGTTGATGCCGCAGTAGGCGCACTGGCGCACGCAGAAGTTGCTGATCTCGATGAGGCCGCGCAGGTGCACCTCGTCGCCGACGTTGGCCTTGCGCACGGCGTCGGCGCGCGCCCACAGCTCCTCCAGGCGGGCCTCGTCGGTCTCCTTGAGCCAGTGAAGGATCTCATTTCGCTGCATGAACCTGCTCCAGGAGGGCTTTCGCCGCGGGGAAGGGCTCCAGGGCCCGCTCGAAGATCCCGAGGGAATACGCGATCGTCAGGCCGTAGTTGGTGAGGGGTACGCCCGCCTCCCGGGCCCGGTGGATGCGGCTGAGCATCTCCCTGCGGTTGCCGGTGCAGTTGCCGCAGTGCACGACGAGGCCGTAGGGGGTGAGGTCCTCGGGGAAGTCCCGGCCCTGGACGTGCTCGAATTCCAGCTTCGCGCCCACGTACTGGGTGAGCCAGCGGGGGATCTTCACCCGGCCGATGTCCTCGCCCACGGGGTGGTGGCCGCAGGTCTCGGCCACCAGGATCCGGTCGCCGCCCTTGAGCCGCTCGATGCCGAGGGTTCCCCGCACCTGCTCGGCCAGGTCGCCCTGGAAGCGGCTCATGAGGATGGAGAAGCTGGTCATGGGGATGTCCCGGGGCACGTCCGCGGCCACCTTCAGGAAGGCCTGGGAATCGGTCACCACGAGCGACGGCGGCTCCTTGAGCCGCGCCAGCGCGGGCCGCAGCTCGCGCTCCTGCACCACCATCACCATGGACTCCCCGTCCAGGAGATCGCGGATGGCCATGACCTGGGGCAGGATGAGGCGGCCCTTGGGGGCCTCCTTGTCGATGGGCACCACCAGGACCGCGAGGCCCCCCGGCGGGACCAGGTCGGACACCAGGCGCCGGTTGTCGAAGAAGTCTGCCGGCGCGAGCCGCAGCAGGGCCTCCTTGAGGCCGGGGATGCCGGTGCCCCGGAGCGCGCTCACGGCCACGAAGGGGATCTCCGCCGGGTGGCGCGGGGCGGCGTCGCCGCCCAGGTCGGCCTTGTTGTGCACCACCAGGGCCGGCACCTTCCGGGCCTGGAGCTCCGCCAGGAGCCCCGCCTCGAACTCGCCCCAGCTGGTGCCCTCGGTGACGATGACGCCCAGGTCCACCCGGTCCAGCACGGCGCGGGTGCGGGCCATGCGGAGCTCGCCCAGGGCGCCCTCGTCGTCCACGCCCGCCGTGTCCACGAAGAGCACGGGGCCCAGGGGAAGCAGCTCCATGGGCTTTTCCACGGGGTCCGTGGTGGTGCCTTTCACGTCCGAGACGATGCTCACCTGCTGCCGGGTGAAGGCGTTGAGAAGGGAGGACTTGCCGACGTTGCGACGGCCGAACAAGCCAATGTGCAGGCGGAGGGAGCGGGGGGCGGGCTGGGTCATGGGCGGGGCTTCCTGAAGCCGAGGCGGCCCACCGCCTCGGGGCTGGTGAGCTCGTCGAACTGCGCCGCGGTGAAGTAGCCGTCCTCGATGCCGGCGGCCCGCAGCCCGCGGCCGGCGGCGCGGGCCACCAGTTCGCTGACGCGGTCGTACCCCAGCAGGGGCAGGAGGGCGGTGGCGGCGGCGGTGCCGTTCTCCACCTGGGCGCGGCAGCGGGCCTCGTCGGCGGTGAGGCCCTCGACGCAATGGGTCCGCAGGATCATGCAGGCCCGGGCCAGGAGGTCGAAACTCTCCAGGAGGCAGTGGGCGGCCAGGGGCAGGAAGGGGTTGAGCTCCATGGAGCCCATGGCAGCGGCCATGGACAGGGCCTGGTCGTGGGCCATGGCGAGGAGGGCGGCCTGGGTCGCGGCCTCCGGGATCACCGGGTTGACCTTGCCGGGCATGATGGAGCTTCCCGCCTGGCGGGGAGGGAGCTTCAGCTCGCCCAGGCCCGCCTCGGGGCCGCTGGCAAGCACCCGCAGGTCCGTGGAGATCTTGACGAGGGTGGTGGCCAGGGCCTTCAGGAGGCCGGAGACCTCCACCAGCGTGTCGATGTTCTGGGTGGCCTCAACGAGGTTCTCGGCCCGGGCCAGGCCCATGCCGGTGAGGTCGCGCAGCTCGTCGACCACCCGGAAGATGTACTCCGTGGGCGCCGCCAGGCCCGTGCCGATGGCCGTGCCGCCCAGGTTCACCACGCGCAGGCGCTCCTCGGCCTTGGCAAGGCGCCAGCGGTCGCGGTTGAGGGCCTCGGCGTAGGCGCCCATGGACCGGCCCAGGGTCGTCAGCACGGCGTCCTGCAGCTCGGTGCGGGCCACCTTGACCACGTGGGCCAGCGCCTTCTCCTGGGCCTGGAAGGCCTCCTGGAGGGCCAGAACCTGGCGCTCCAGCTCCCGGAGGCCCTGGATGGCGGCGATGCGCAGGGCGGTGGGGAAGGTGTCGTTGGTGCTCTGGTGGAGGTTCGCGTGGTCCAGCGGGGAGACGGCGGCGTAGTCGCCCCGGGACAGGCCCAGCAGCTCCAGGGCCCGGTTGGCCAGGACCTCGTTGACGTTCATGTTGGTGGAGGTGCCGGCCCCGCCCTGCAGGGCATCCACCGGGATGTCGGCGTCCAGGAGGCCGTCCATGAGCTCCCGGCAGGCCTGCTCCAGGGCGTCCGCCTTGAGGGCGTCCGGAAGGAAGCCCAGGTTCCGGTTGGTGCGCAGGGCGGCGAGCTTCACGGCCCCGAAGGCGTGGATCAGCTCGGGGTGCACGGGCCGGCCCAGCAGCGGGAAGTTCTCCAGGGCCCGGGCGGTGTGGACGCCGTGGCGGGCCGAAGCCGGGACGTCCAGCTCTCCAAGGTTGTCCTTCTCCCGGCGGGTCTCGCTCATGGCTCCAGGATAGGATACCGGCGCGGTCCCCGTTCCTGAGATTCCGTTGCAGCCCTGCGACCCCGGTCACAACTCGCCCCGGCCCCGGCCACGGGGGTGGTTGAATTGAAGCTTGCGCGACTGAGAGGAGTTCAGGAATGTCGGACTACCGGATCAAGGAACACCCGATTCTGCCCATCCCGGCGGAACCCACCCTGGCCTTCACCTGGCAGGGCAGGGACCTCAAGGCGCGGGTGGGCGAGACCATCTCCTCGGCGCTCTTCTCCAACGGCATCCGGACCTTCGGCCACCACCACAAGGACGGCGCCCCCATGGGCATCTTCTGCGCCAACGGCCAGTGCGCCCAGTGCTCGGTCATCGCCGACGGGCTGCCGGTGAAGTCCTGCATGGTCCCCGTGCGCGACGGCATGACCGTGGCCCCCCTGGACGGCAAGCCCGTCCTGCCCGACGTGGGCGAGGGCGACCTGGCGTTCCGGGACATCGAGACCCTCAACGTGGAGTGCCTGATCCTGGGCGGCGGCCCCGCGGGGCTGTCGGCCGCGGTGGAGCTGGGCAAGGCGGGCGTGGGCGTGGTGCTGGTGGACGACAAGGCCGACCTGGGCGGCAAGCTCGTTCTGCAGACCCACAAGTTCTTCGGGTCCATCGACGCCTGCCACGCGGGCACGCGCGGCATGGACATCGGCCGCAAGCTCGAGGCCGAGGTGCGGAAATTCGAGAACGTGCGCATCTGGGCCAACAGCAATGCCCTGGCGGTCTTCTCGGACCGCAAGGTGGGCATCCTGCGCGAGGGCCACTACGTCCTCGTCCAGCCCCAGGTGCTGCTGGTGGCCACCGGCGCCCGGGAGAAGTCGCTCGTGTTCCGGGGCAACACGCTGCCCGGCGTCTACGGGGCCGGCGCCTTCCAGACCCTGGTGAACCGGGACATGGTCAAGCCATCGGACCGGCTCTTCGTCATCGGCGGCGGCAACGTGGGCCTGATCGCGGCCTACCATGCGCTGCAGGCCGGCATCGAGGTGGTGGGGCTCTGCGAGGCCCTGCCGGAGTGCGGCGGCTACAAGGTGCACCGGGACAAGCTGGTGCGCATGGGCGTGCCCATCCACAACAGCCACACCGTCATCTCCGCCAACGGCGAGGGCGAGGTGGAGTCGGTGACCATCGCCAAATTGGACGCGGCCTGGAAGGTGGTGCCGGGCACCGAGAAGACGTTCAAGTGCGACACCGTGCTGGTGGCCGTGGGCCTGGAGCCGGTGAACGAGTTCTTCGGCAAGGCCAAGGAGTTCGGCCTGCCGGTCTACTCCGCGGGCGACGCCGAGGAGATCGCCGAGGCATCCGCGGCCATGTTCACCGGCAAGATCCGGGGCCTGGAGATCGCCCGGGCCCTGGGCCGGGACACGGGCGAAGTGCCCACGGAGTGGCACCGCACCGCCGCCGTGCTCAAGTCCCGTCCGGGCGCCACCATCACCGAGGAGATCCCCGAGGACGAGAAGGGGGTCTTCCCCGTCTTCCACTGCAGCCAGGAGATCCCCTGCAACCCCTGCACCAGCATCTGCCCGCAGGGTTCGATCATGATCGAGGGCAACGACATCCTGGGGGTGCCGACCTTCAACGAGAAGGACTGCATCGCCTGCGAGCAGTGCGTCGCGGTGTGCCCGGGCCTGGCCATCACGCTCCTGGACTACCGCCGGGGCGGGGACGAGGTCCTGGTGTCGATCCCCTACGAGTTCCCCGGGTCCACCATCAAGGCCGGCGACACGGTCACGGTGCTGGACACGCTGGGACGGATCCTGGGCAACGTGAAGGTGGACCGGGTGCGCTCGCCCAAGTTCGCCGACCACGCGGTGCTGGTGAAGGTGCGGGCGCCCTTCGAGATCGCCAAGCAGATCGCGGGCATCCGGGTGCAGCAGCCCTGGGTTTCCGAGCCGATGCCCGAGAAGGTGGAACGCCTGGCCGACGACGAGATCGTCTGCCGCTGCGAGCGGGTCACCGCCGGGGACGTGCGGGCCCAGATCCGGGCCGGGGTGCGGGACATGAACGAGCTGAAGGCCTCGACCCGGGCCGGCATGGGCGCCTGCGGCGGCAAGACCTGCCCCAGCCTCATCCGGCGCATCTTCCGGGAGGAGGGCGTCAAGGATTCCGAGATCACCGAGCTCACCCAGCGCCCCATCTTCATGGAGGTGCCCCTGGGGGCCTTCGCGGGCGTGGTGACGGGGGAGGGTCCCGTGCAGGACGTGGCGCGCGCGCACGCGGTAGGCGCCTTCCAGGGAGGTCTGTGATGAGCACCGCCGTCTACGACGTCATCGTCATCGGTGCGGGCAGCGTCGGCATGCCCACCGCCATGCACCTGGCGGAAAAGGGCCTGAAGGTGCTCTGCCTCGACCAGTTCGCCTCCCCCGGCCAGGGCAGCAACAAGTGCGCCATCGGCGGCATCCGCGCCACGCACTCGTCCCCCGCCAAGATCAAGCTCTGCCTGGACAGCCTGCGCACCTTCGGCCACTGGAAGGAGGAGCACGGGTGGGACATCGAGTGGGCGCGGGGCGGCTACGCCTTCGTGGCCTACCGCCCCCACGAGGAGCGGCTCCTGAAGAACCTCCTGGTCGTGCAGAAGCAGGCCGGCCTGAACATCGAGTGGAAGGACCGCAAGGAGCTGCTTCAGGTGGCTCCGGGCCTGCGGGAGGAAGGGCTGCTGGGCGGCACCTTCTCCCCCGAGGACGGTTCGGCCTCCCCCATGCGCAGCTGCCTGGGCTTCCACCGCCGCGCCGTGGAACTGGGCGTGGACTGCCGCTTCAACGAGAAGGTCACCAGCATCATGCGGCGCAAGGGCAAGGTGGTGGGCGTGCGCACCGACAAGGGCGGCTACGCCACCGGGTGCATCGTCAACGCCGCCGGTCCCTGGGCCCGGGCCGTGGCCCAGGCCGGGGGCCTCGACGCCCCGGTGGTGCCGGACTGCCACGAGGCGGGCATCAGCGAGGCCGTGGCCCCCTTCCTGGACCCGATGGTCGTGGACATCCGCCCCGCCCCCGGTTCCGAGAACTTCTACTTCTACCAGCACAAGCCCGGCCAGGTGGTCTTCTGCATCACCCCCAACCCCCCCGTGGTGGGCTCGGACCGCCGCGAGACCAGCGCCTACCTGCCCATGATCGCCCGCCGCATGGTGGACCTCATGCCCAAGCTGGGCAACCTGAAGGTGCGCCGCACCTGGCGCGGCCTCTACCCCATGACTCCCGACGGCGCGCCGCTGGTGGGCCGTTCCGCCTCGCTGGAAGGCTACATCGACGCCATCGGCATGTGCGGCCAGGGCTACATGCTGGGCCCCGGCGTGGGCGCCCTGGTGGCGCGGCTGGCCACGGACTCCCTGCAGGAGGGCGACGCCGCCATCCTGGAGGAGCTGAGCCCGGCGCGCGCCTTCGGAGGCGTGGAGGCGCTGAAGTAGGCCCTAGGCGAGCGCGTCCACGGATCCCGTGGATGCGTTCGCAAGAGTCATTGCCGCCTTTGCCGTCCTAGCCTGGGACCGTTGCTGGATCTTGGCCTGGAGGGCCTCGATCTGGGCCTTGATCTCGCGGATCTTCGTGGCCTTGGTGGTCTCGTCCATCTTGCTGGTTTCGACGCGCTGGAGTTCCATCTGCCTGGCCTGGAGCTGGGTCTGGAGCGCGGTGGTCGCCGTGGTTCCGGTGCTGGCGGTCAGGGCGGTAATGTCCATGGGAACCCCTTTTCCGAATGAGTGTCCAGCATAGGTGGGGATGGCCCAGGGGCCAGAAATACCGTCGAGTCGGGTTCAGACACCGCCGAATTGGGGTTTTCCCCGTGCGAGTTCACCGGAGGCCGCGCGGCCCTGTTTTCACGCGTTCGCGAGGGGGGCCCCTGCGTGGAATCAAAACGGAACGGAGGCCCGGCATCCTCAAGACCCAGCTTCTGGACCTATTTCTTGCCCGGCCAGATGTGCCTGAAGGACGCGAATACAATTTCATTATTTGCATCCTTTGGTCTAAATCAAATTTCGAATGGGGACATCCCTTCGACTTCCTTTGGTCAATATTTTTCAGAAGACGGAAAATCGGATTGAATCAGCTCCATAAATAGGTGGGAAGCGATAACCACCTGAGTGGTGAAGTCTATTGCGTTAGGCAAAATTCAAACTGGAAATTGGCACCTCAAGCGATTTCATCAAGGTCCTTGCCAACCGCGACCGTACTTCTCCAGCGCCCCCTTCACCGCCTGGATGAAGGCCTGCACCCGGTAGGGCTTCTGCAGGAACCCCGCCAGGCCCTCGCCCTTGAAGCGGTTCACGGCCTCCGATTCGTTGAAGCCGCTGCTGAGCACCACGGGCGTGGCGTGCCCCCGGGCGCGCAGGGCGGTGAAGGCCTCGGCGCCGTCCATGTGGGGCATGGTCAGGTCCATGATGATCAGGCGGATGTCGGCCTTGTGGGTCTCGTAGAGCATCAGGGCCTCCATGCCGTCCGCGGCCAGGAGGGCGTCGAAGCCCATCTGGGCGAGGATTCCCGCGGCCATGGAGCGGATGCTCTCTTCGTCGTCGACCACCAGGATGGTGCCTGCGCCGCGGAACTCCTGGGGGGCCTCCGGGGCCGCCTGGGGGCCCGCGGCGGCGCCGGAGGCCGGGAACAGGAGCTTGAAGGTGGTCCCCTTGCCCAGTTCGCTGTAGACGCGGATGCCGCCGCCGTGGCCCCTGATGATGCCCTGGATGGCCGAGAGGCCCAGGCCCCGGCCCGAGAACTTGGTGGTGAAGAAGGGCTCGAAGATCCGCTTCATGGTCTCGGGACTCATGCCGGCGCCGTCGTCGGCCACCTCCAGGGTGACGAAGGTGCCCGGCTTCATGGGCTGGCTCTGGAAGGTGCGCTCCAGGTAGTCGGCGTCCGCGCTCATGACGCCGGTGCGGACGGTGACCGTTCCGGGCCGGTCCCCGATGGCGTCGGAGGCGTTGATCACCAGGTTCATCACGACCTGCTGGAGCTGGCTCGCGTCGGCCTCGATCGGGGGCAGCGTCCGGTCCAGGCTGTAGCGGATGGAGACCTTCTTGGAAATGGAGATGGTGAGCAGGTGGGTCATCTCCTCCACCAGGGCGTTGAGCTGGAGGGGCTTGATCTCGAAGGTGCCCCGGCCCGAGTAGGCCAGCATCTGCCGGGTGAGGTTGGTGGCCTTGACCACGAGGCTCTCGATGGTCTTGAGGCGGGTGGAGGCGGAGGCGGCGGGGTTGATCTCCATCTGGGCCAGGCCCAGGTTGCCCAGGATGGCGCCCAGCAGGTTGTTGAAGTCGTGGGCGATCCCGCCGGAGAGGACGCCCAGGGACTCCAGCTTCTGGCTCTGGAGGCGGGCCTGCTCGGCCAGCTTGCGGTCGGTGATGTCCGTGCTGATGATCCCGATGCCCCAGTTCCGGCCCTCGCCGTCCACCAGGGGGAATTTCTGGGACAGGTAGTCGTGGCCGGACCCGTCGGCGTGGGTCCAGCGCTCCTCCACCTCCACGGCCTGGGCCGCCCCCAGGATCTTGCGGTCCAGGAGCGTCACCTCCTCGCCCCGGGGGGGCGGCAGGATGTCCAGGTCGGTCCTGCCCAGGATCTGCTCCGCGGGCAGGCCCAGGAGGGCCTCCATGGCCGGGT from Geothrix sp. 21YS21S-2 includes these protein-coding regions:
- a CDS encoding GNAT family N-acetyltransferase, encoding MRQVGSGSRPVRIREVTTEPGFRAARELLQEYAAGLGIDLSFQGYQKELDLLPGAYAAPGGAIFLALSDDRAVGMVALRPLHPGTCELKRLFVRPAFRRSGTGTQLVEAALSGARVRGYAEVVLDTLPAMAGALALYRRLGFQDIPPYYATPIPGTLFLKKGLRDSAQG
- the hydE gene encoding [FeFe] hydrogenase H-cluster radical SAM maturase HydE yields the protein MQRNEILHWLKETDEARLEELWARADAVRKANVGDEVHLRGLIEISNFCVRQCAYCGINACSQGITRYRMEPAEILACAREAHRLGYGSVVMQSGEDPGLKVETIAAIVREIKATTPLAVTLSLGEREDDELMAWKAAGADRFLLRFETSDPKLYDVIHPSLPGTLSDRMAQLDRMRSFGYEIGTGVMVGIPGQTWEILAQDIDTFRGYDMDMIGIGPFLPSPRTPLGGPDAASYLAPPSQQVPNDELTTLKAVALTRIVCPQSNIPSTTALATIDPKAGRELGLCRGANVVMPNVTPPAYRVLYEIYPGKACVHETAQVCHGCMEARIRSIGRVMGKGPGGRRA
- the hydF gene encoding [FeFe] hydrogenase H-cluster maturation GTPase HydF translates to MTQPAPRSLRLHIGLFGRRNVGKSSLLNAFTRQQVSIVSDVKGTTTDPVEKPMELLPLGPVLFVDTAGVDDEGALGELRMARTRAVLDRVDLGVIVTEGTSWGEFEAGLLAELQARKVPALVVHNKADLGGDAAPRHPAEIPFVAVSALRGTGIPGLKEALLRLAPADFFDNRRLVSDLVPPGGLAVLVVPIDKEAPKGRLILPQVMAIRDLLDGESMVMVVQERELRPALARLKEPPSLVVTDSQAFLKVAADVPRDIPMTSFSILMSRFQGDLAEQVRGTLGIERLKGGDRILVAETCGHHPVGEDIGRVKIPRWLTQYVGAKLEFEHVQGRDFPEDLTPYGLVVHCGNCTGNRREMLSRIHRAREAGVPLTNYGLTIAYSLGIFERALEPFPAAKALLEQVHAAK
- a CDS encoding aspartate ammonia-lyase; this encodes MSETRREKDNLGELDVPASARHGVHTARALENFPLLGRPVHPELIHAFGAVKLAALRTNRNLGFLPDALKADALEQACRELMDGLLDADIPVDALQGGAGTSTNMNVNEVLANRALELLGLSRGDYAAVSPLDHANLHQSTNDTFPTALRIAAIQGLRELERQVLALQEAFQAQEKALAHVVKVARTELQDAVLTTLGRSMGAYAEALNRDRWRLAKAEERLRVVNLGGTAIGTGLAAPTEYIFRVVDELRDLTGMGLARAENLVEATQNIDTLVEVSGLLKALATTLVKISTDLRVLASGPEAGLGELKLPPRQAGSSIMPGKVNPVIPEAATQAALLAMAHDQALSMAAAMGSMELNPFLPLAAHCLLESFDLLARACMILRTHCVEGLTADEARCRAQVENGTAAATALLPLLGYDRVSELVARAAGRGLRAAGIEDGYFTAAQFDELTSPEAVGRLGFRKPRP
- a CDS encoding FAD-dependent oxidoreductase, with protein sequence MSDYRIKEHPILPIPAEPTLAFTWQGRDLKARVGETISSALFSNGIRTFGHHHKDGAPMGIFCANGQCAQCSVIADGLPVKSCMVPVRDGMTVAPLDGKPVLPDVGEGDLAFRDIETLNVECLILGGGPAGLSAAVELGKAGVGVVLVDDKADLGGKLVLQTHKFFGSIDACHAGTRGMDIGRKLEAEVRKFENVRIWANSNALAVFSDRKVGILREGHYVLVQPQVLLVATGAREKSLVFRGNTLPGVYGAGAFQTLVNRDMVKPSDRLFVIGGGNVGLIAAYHALQAGIEVVGLCEALPECGGYKVHRDKLVRMGVPIHNSHTVISANGEGEVESVTIAKLDAAWKVVPGTEKTFKCDTVLVAVGLEPVNEFFGKAKEFGLPVYSAGDAEEIAEASAAMFTGKIRGLEIARALGRDTGEVPTEWHRTAAVLKSRPGATITEEIPEDEKGVFPVFHCSQEIPCNPCTSICPQGSIMIEGNDILGVPTFNEKDCIACEQCVAVCPGLAITLLDYRRGGDEVLVSIPYEFPGSTIKAGDTVTVLDTLGRILGNVKVDRVRSPKFADHAVLVKVRAPFEIAKQIAGIRVQQPWVSEPMPEKVERLADDEIVCRCERVTAGDVRAQIRAGVRDMNELKASTRAGMGACGGKTCPSLIRRIFREEGVKDSEITELTQRPIFMEVPLGAFAGVVTGEGPVQDVARAHAVGAFQGGL
- a CDS encoding FAD-binding oxidoreductase is translated as MSTAVYDVIVIGAGSVGMPTAMHLAEKGLKVLCLDQFASPGQGSNKCAIGGIRATHSSPAKIKLCLDSLRTFGHWKEEHGWDIEWARGGYAFVAYRPHEERLLKNLLVVQKQAGLNIEWKDRKELLQVAPGLREEGLLGGTFSPEDGSASPMRSCLGFHRRAVELGVDCRFNEKVTSIMRRKGKVVGVRTDKGGYATGCIVNAAGPWARAVAQAGGLDAPVVPDCHEAGISEAVAPFLDPMVVDIRPAPGSENFYFYQHKPGQVVFCITPNPPVVGSDRRETSAYLPMIARRMVDLMPKLGNLKVRRTWRGLYPMTPDGAPLVGRSASLEGYIDAIGMCGQGYMLGPGVGALVARLATDSLQEGDAAILEELSPARAFGGVEALK
- a CDS encoding FlxA-like family protein is translated as MDITALTASTGTTATTALQTQLQARQMELQRVETSKMDETTKATKIREIKAQIEALQAKIQQRSQARTAKAAMTLANASTGSVDALA
- a CDS encoding PAS domain-containing sensor histidine kinase, with the translated sequence MWKPLQKLFADPAPPRAEAEDREYLQERFQLFIEQVKDYAIFMLDPQGRVASWNQGAQRLKGYEAGEVLGRHFSIFYEPEDVAAGLPAQELALAGEYGTCQQEGWRVRKDGSRFMANVVITALRGSGGDLKGFVKVTRDVTMQKDAEARMASFAKELEETVAATTRGLQESEIRLQGFVRHATAAIAFKGADGRYLLLNPAMEALLGLPAEQILGRTDLDILPPPRGEEVTLLDRKILGAAQAVEVEERWTHADGSGHDYLSQKFPLVDGEGRNWGIGIISTDITDRKLAEQARLQSQKLESLGVLSGGIAHDFNNLLGAILGNLGLAQMEINPAASASTRLKTIESLVVKATNLTRQMLAYSGRGTFEIKPLQLNALVEEMTHLLTISISKKVSIRYSLDRTLPPIEADASQLQQVVMNLVINASDAIGDRPGTVTVRTGVMSADADYLERTFQSQPMKPGTFVTLEVADDGAGMSPETMKRIFEPFFTTKFSGRGLGLSAIQGIIRGHGGGIRVYSELGKGTTFKLLFPASGAAAGPQAAPEAPQEFRGAGTILVVDDEESIRSMAAGILAQMGFDALLAADGMEALMLYETHKADIRLIIMDLTMPHMDGAEAFTALRARGHATPVVLSSGFNESEAVNRFKGEGLAGFLQKPYRVQAFIQAVKGALEKYGRGWQGP